Genomic window (Pontibacillus halophilus JSM 076056 = DSM 19796):
TCTACGTTCGTAAAGATACGGTAGGCGAGGAAGCGTATGAATTATTCAATACAGCAGACCTTGGAGACATTGTGGGGATCACAGGTGTCATGTTTAAAACAAAAGTAGGCGAACTATCTGTGAAAGCAACAGAATTCCACATGCTCACTAAATCCCTACGTCCACTCCCTGAGAAATTCCATGGCCTAAAAGACGTTGAGCAACGCTATCGCCAACGTTACATTGATTTAATTACAAACCCTGAAAGTAAAGAAACTTTCATTCTACGAAGCAAGATTATTCAATCTATGCGTCGTTACTTTGATGACCAAGGATTCTTAGAAGTTGAGACACCAACTATGCACGCAATTCCTGGCGGCGCTTCTGCTCGTCCTTTCATCACTCATCATAATGCGCTAGACATGCCTCTTTACATGCGTATTGCAATCGAACTACATTTAAAACGACTAATTGTAGGTGGTATGGAGAAAGTATATGAAATCGGACGTGTATTCCGTAATGAAGGAGTTTCTACAAGACACAACCCTGAATTTACAATGATGGAATTGTATCAAGCGTATGCAGACTTCCATGACATTATGGACCTTACTGAAAATGTCGTTGCCCATATTGCAGAAGACGTACTAGGTCAGAAGACCGTTCAGTATGGTGATTATGAAGTGAACCTAGAGCCGAAATGGACACGCCTTCACATGGTAGATGCAATTAAAGAATACACAGGCGTTGACTTTTGGAAGCACATGACAGACGAAGAAGCTCACCAGCTTGCTAAAGAGCATGGAGTTCATGTAGAGAAATCTATGACATACGGACATATCGTTAATGAATTCTTCGAGCATGCTGTGGAAGAGAATCTCATTCAGCCTACGTTCATTTATGGACATCCTGTAGAGATTTCTCCTCTAGCGAAGAAGAATAAGGAAGATGAGCGCTTCACAGATCGATTTGAACTGTTTATCGTCGGTCGTGAACATGCAAATGCATTTTCCGAGCTTAATGACCCGATTGACCAACGTAAACGATTCGAAGGTCAGCTTAAAGAACGTGAAGCGGGGAATGATGAAGCTCATATGATGGACGAGGACTTCCTCGAAGCACTTGAGTATGGTCTTCCGCCAACAGGAGGATTAGGGATTGGCATCGATCGTCTAGTTATGTTGCTAACGAATTCTCCATCTATAAG
Coding sequences:
- the lysS gene encoding lysine--tRNA ligase, whose amino-acid sequence is MTEELNDLMRVRRDKLQAYADQGLDPFGNKFERTHHSVELQEAYDDFTKEELEEKAIEVTIAGRIMTKRGKGKAGFAHVQDLKGQIQIYVRKDTVGEEAYELFNTADLGDIVGITGVMFKTKVGELSVKATEFHMLTKSLRPLPEKFHGLKDVEQRYRQRYIDLITNPESKETFILRSKIIQSMRRYFDDQGFLEVETPTMHAIPGGASARPFITHHNALDMPLYMRIAIELHLKRLIVGGMEKVYEIGRVFRNEGVSTRHNPEFTMMELYQAYADFHDIMDLTENVVAHIAEDVLGQKTVQYGDYEVNLEPKWTRLHMVDAIKEYTGVDFWKHMTDEEAHQLAKEHGVHVEKSMTYGHIVNEFFEHAVEENLIQPTFIYGHPVEISPLAKKNKEDERFTDRFELFIVGREHANAFSELNDPIDQRKRFEGQLKEREAGNDEAHMMDEDFLEALEYGLPPTGGLGIGIDRLVMLLTNSPSIRDVLLFPQMRNRD